The genome window AGAACAGTATACATGTGTATCTCATTTAAAAGTGAAGTGCTCGGGTAATCAATGAAAGCACATGCCTTCTTGTAGAAAGTTGGTATTGTGCCCCCCTCtgcatttttttgttgtttgtctTTAAATATATCAAGCAAGATTCTTTTTGTCTCGAGCTCTATAaaggagaaacaaaacaatacaCTTGGTTAGATGTAAGTCAAGAGAGAATTACACATTTCAATTCCAATTTTCAACAAGTAAATTTATCATCATGATGTATGTTCATACAAGAATATATCAACAAGTGAAGTGAATCCAAGCTTATCACTCAACAACCAGGGAGATTCGAAATATCACCAGTCAATGAAGGATTTAGTCAAAGTTTTATTATCTTCTCCATCTCAAGTCTAAAATCTGAAGTTAAGTAAGAGGCAGCAGTATGTATCAGGTCCATTTCATCTCATGCCCTTAAATCCACGGTTTCAGATTAATGTAAACCTAAATTTAAATTGTTCAAGTAAGTTATATTTTTTATCTTCATGAAAACAATCAAGTTCCAGAAGCGACTACACTTGTTCAGCTATATAACAGTTCAAGGAAACAAATCAAGCAAGCTGCAACTAAAAGCCACGCAGAGCACAGAAAGTAACGtataaaaggaaataaatagCATTTTCCCATGTACATTATCTATACCGTCGCCTCCATAAACATACATTAATCTATACAAGCAAATCCTAACATCACGGAACTACATTTCCAAAATTAACAAACACGATATGAAAATTATAATTAGCgaataaattaataacaaaacaaGATTAAGATGAGAGAATGCAAACCCATTAGGGCTTCTGATCCGAGGCCGGCACCGTTTCCTATGTAACGACGGAGATTTCTGACCCAAAGCATGGATGAAGCCGGCGGCATCTTCCTCTGCGGGATGGCCTCGTGGCTCTCGCCATCGCTTGACCCACTGTACATGGCCGAGACTGAGTTTGTAACTCAGGAGAGTTCGCAATGAAGCTAAATTTCTTCAGATCGGAGTACAAACCCCTCGAAATTACTGGCCCTAACTGATAAACCCTAGATCTCCGAGTTTTGATCTATGCTTTCACTTTATTTTCTAGGAGAAGatgttctttttctctttcaataTTTTTAGTGTTTTACACAGAGCCCCAATAATTTATCATAATTGGGAAGAAACCCCGTAACTTCCATGGGCTTAGGTTTAGCACCCCTTCAGTTTCATGCAGTCCTCTTCACTCAAGGAACCATGTGATCATGGGCCGTCATCCCAATCCCACTGCTTGGGGCGAGTCAGCGAGACCATACTAGGGCATATGGGCCCTATTAGCTGGACTAGACCATTGTCCAAGTACCGTAAAGCCCACTTTCAGCATCTAACATGTGTGGGGTAGGATGTTGCACAGACTCATTGGTAATTTTTCCTTTGGATATTTGATATTGACATAAACTCGTTTTCTTAGGCCCTCATGAATAAAAGTTTCTCACATGACATGACGATAAATTGGACTAAATCCCAATGGGTGAGCCAAAAATTGTGCAttttatgttgaatatatgGGAACAAATAAGGTCAATTAACATCAATCTCTTATCACCTTTTATGGATTCCTAATATATGAACGTCCACACTGATCATGAGATAAAGCCATGATTGGATAAACAATTTTGAACAAGAAAAGGGGTAATGTTCACTTTTAAAACTTACCCAAGTTAATCAAAGATTAGTTTTTTGACATTGAATAAGAGGTGACAATGATGCAAGAGCTCATTATTTGGCTCATCATTGTTAGACAGAGAGagggaagaaaaaaacacaaacaaacaacatgGTCCCCCTTCACAAACTCTCATTTTCAATCCAGGCATACATACATGCACAGATCAGATGAATGAAACCTTACCATGAACACCTTTCCATGGCCACAAGACTCTCAAATCAATTCCAAATGCCCAAAAGGCTACACATGCACATGTTCAAATAAGAACAAATAACACTAATAAGTGCTAAATATCCCAGAATTGTATGTTAGTCTTCAAACCAAGAAATATAGAAACAAGTCTTTTTACAGTCAGGCCATGCAAAAACAGCACCACTTGCTTGCTTGCTGTCAGCCTGAGACAACAGAACCAAACAACATTCTTGTTTAAGaaatcttcctctctctctctctagtcttTAACCTCTGACAAGGGTTTCTTACTTTCTTGTATTCAAGCACCATACAGAGCTGCATAACATGACAATCACCTTTCCATCAATCTTACACTACTTTCCAGCAAACAAAGCACTGCAATACCGGGAAACAAACAGACAAGCTAAATAAatgagggggggggggaggggtaGTACAGTACAGCTCAATAACCTTCCCCACCCTTGATCATAGTCACAGCTCAACAACCACAAGCAAAAGAAatgatataaataaaaaaaaaaaaaaaaaaacaggcaaATGGTGAGGAACATTCAATTACCCATTTTCCCAAAACAGCTAAAATTCATACCTAAACAGCAGCATGTAGCCATGGAAACTGGAGAGTCTTACTTTTTGATGTCCTGTGTTGGCTTCGTAGTCATGACCCCATCTTAGGAAGAGTCCTGTCTCACCGTACTAAAATGGGAATGTCCTCTCTTCTTTCCAGATCAGATGACAAAGGGCAAAAAGGACTTGGAATTGAGAGATGATAACAACATTTCTTTTGATCCCCCTTCCGTAATTATATCTCCTACTAAAGACACTTTCCTCCGCCCATTGTGAGAGCATTATGCACGGGaggaggagtttttttttttcataagtgTCCCATCTTTATAGTAAAAATGATAATATTTACAGTTGGTAACAACTTCCCACAtgggctttgatttttttttaggttataGATAGACTAGAGATTCCACAAAGAGATGCTACTAAGCTTGAAAGATGGTCTCAGTATAAGTTCAAAACATGTCCACGTGGAAGTTTTTTTACATACATCCAGAGCACTTTGCCTTCTGTCCGAGGAAGTTAATTGTGAAGCAAACACACTTGGTCTTGACAACCAATGCAGGATTTGAGCCAACATGGATTCATCAGCAGTACAAGACAGGGTAATATCTTCTGCTTGACTGCTTGAGTTATTCTGTTTGTCTCCAAATTCACCTTCTTTCCTGTAAAGCCAAATGAAAGTAGTTTGTTTTCATAGAGTCAGTTTGTTCTTCAGTGACAGGGCATTTCTAGGGTCACTTGGGTGTGACGGTGAACATCAGACAACAAAGTGGGGGTACTCTAAAAAGCAAATGAGTTGTCTTCTGATACCTTATTTAGATTTTAGCAGCATTGATCTCTGTCAAGTCTCTATTTCCCAAGTGGATACTCAATATCGGCCTTATCGCTTCCCGAAATGAGACTGTAAACAAGTGCATATACCCATCAGAACAAGCACTTGGATCTGCAGTTCTTCAAAGGTAGTGGCAATCTTGTTCAAATTCTTGACATATACTTAACCAGAGATGGATGACTGTCTTTAGTTATTGACAGGTTCAATGTTCAAGTTTGTTGAAGGGGACACAAAAGCTTTACCATATGTCAAAGTATGCGACCATAGCTGGAGGTGCTGCAGGGCTGCTTGCATTCGTGGCAATGGTCATTGGAGTTGTGTGGTTCTGCAAATCACAATGTAAAAACTTATCAAACAGGAATTCAGAGACTGGTTCTTCAGACCCATCTGCACTAGGTAAGGATATCAACGCCGACGAAAATAAGGCAATACTTTCTATTTCTATTCATGCAATGTCACATGATGGATATGATCATAAATCCCCTCCACAATATTACAGTGGAGTGGAATGGGGGAGCTGGACCCAGTTCAGCACCAGACCAGTCTACACTTGGACCACCTGAAGCAAGGCAGTTCACAATGGAAGAGTTGGAACAAGCTACAAAGCAATTCAGTGAAATCAATCTTATTggctttggaagttttggttcAGTGTATAAAGGTTTTACTCAGTGACACTGTCGTGGCTATAAAAAGGCGTCCAGGTGCTCCTCGACAGGAATTTGTTGCTGAGGTATTTATAAGGTTATGACTTATGATCCTATTGTCGATGAGTGTACATACTAAGTTTCCTTAGACAAATTCATTCAACAGAATGGCTTAGAGACACTCTAACAGTATgctaaaaacaaataaatagggTCTCATTCATTCTGAGaactttccaagttccaacattatcaaattaaaatatacaTGTAGAATTTTACACTTGAAAAAGCTCCACATGCTCGAGTAAGTATACTCTTTAACAGCACAAATTTCTCACAACTTGAATAAATGATAAAAGTTCTATGTGGCAAACAGGTACTTTATTTGTCAGAAATTCGTCATCGCAATCTAGTTACCCTTCTAGGTTACTGCCAAGATAGTGGATCTCAAATGTTGGTCTTTGAATATTTACCTAATGGCAGCATCTGCAATCATCTATATGGTATGACTCACTTGGCAAAATTGTTTTGACAACATTTATGAAATGCATTTCACTTCAGTCAACTCTTCTGCAGACACTGGACAAGAGTCATCAACTAAATTGGAGTTCAAACAGAGGTTATCCATAGCTCTGGGAGCGGCTAAAGGTAGCTCTATAGCCTGCATGAATCCTATAAATGAAGTtcagaaaagaggaaaaaaaaaagaagaaaagaggagatTTTTTAAAAGTTACAATTTTAACTTCTGCAGGTTTATGCCATTTGCATGCGCTAAGTCCTCCCTTGGTACACAAGAACTTCAAAACAGCCAATGTCTTAGTCGATGAGAACTTCATTGCAAAAGTTGCAGATGCAGGAATTTCAAAAATCCTAGAAAAGATAGAAGAAGCAGGTCCTTCTCACATGTCCCGTGCCAATGCTTTCGATGATCCAGAGTAAACTAATTACTGCCAGTAACTTTCTGTTTTAGTCCTGGAAAGATTGGCTTCCCCAGGCTCAATGTGTGTCCTGTGTACATGTCTAGGGTAGGAATATCAGGGACCTTCACTGAAGTGAGTGATGCCTACAGCTTTGGGGTGTTTCTTTTGGAGCTAATAACAGGACAGAGAGCTACGCATATCGACTCATTAGGATCTGAAGAAAGTTTCATCCAATGGGTATGTATTCTGcctttttggttttatttaagGAGAACCTTCTCTCATTTGAGTGTTAGGTATGTAGGCAGATAATGCTCCTCCAAGACTACTAATTGGTGGATTTTCACAAGATTAGGATAAACTTACCAGTGTTCAAAGGTAAAAGTCTATATGCCGACAAGAATTAAAGTAACAAGATGTTCTCATGACTCGCTGCTGATGTTTTAGTTCAATACTTTCAAGTTGTAAAAAAGAACTCTTTATGATGAACTGTTAAGTTCAGAAATTGAGGAGTTGCTTGCCATAGCAAGTTCTTAACATCTTAGTTCTACCGTCAAATACGAAAGTAGACAAATGAAATGCAAGGTACCCATCTTACAtgtttgcaaatttttttttgagattcaTCAATGATTGGTATCTAttacttcctttaattttttgaaGGTTCGATTACAATTGACTTCAAACAACTTTGTGGACTATCGGCTGCATGGAAGCTTCACTGTAAATGGAATCAGGGATTTGATCAGGCTGACAATCCAATGCATGAGCTTTCTAGGAAGAGGGCGACCAGTGATGGAGATGGTTGTCCAAGAGCTTGAAAGGATTCATGAAAAAGAGATGGCTCTAACAACAGTCATGGGCGAGTGTACTACTACAATTACTCTTGGCAGTGAGCTATTCACTTGAAAAAGAAGATACAAGTATTAGTGCTctcattatattattttgaaaGTGAGAGGAATTAATGTGTTCAAATACGATTCTTCAGGGATGCTAAACAATGAACTCTTATGAAGAAATCAGCTTTCATAAGTGGAATACCATATTACCCAAGTATCTCTCTAATgtgttaatttttcttttagattGTTCATTCTATATAGATGCAAGCGAATATTCGATGAGAACCTTCACTGTCAAAAGCAACAAGATCGATTATTATCTGCAATTGTTACTACATAAGCAGAAAACAATCCGTTTACCTAACAGATAGATTGAACGGGAAAATCTCAGCAGAAAATTGGCATGAGTTTCATTTGTAAGTAAGAAATATTTCCCTCTTCCTAGAAAAACATTATAAATGTCAAACTTACCAACCAAAAGACTGCTCTGTTAACTAAGGCCTTTGCTGCCAGCATTTGAGTTTTTGTGCAAAATATCCATGTTCCAAAATTATCTCTTTCCTGTTCCATAGGAAGCAACAAGCAGACAGTGGGTAAGCTATGTGAAACAATTGATGgacatcataaataaaaatcacaGCCGCCTCGTGAACTAAACACAACAATAACCAAGTTGACAAGGTAGAGCATGCAGAAATACTTCAAACATAATACATGTCGAAAGACCAATAAATCCCATCTTGCTTATGGAACCAAAATGAAAAAGGAGAATCAGGACCGCTGACTAGTAAAAAAAACAGATTACACGACATGCTATAATTGTTTCATCCCTGTGATCTCTACCTATGATTGAAACACtgcaaaccctaaaaccccaaatTCAACCTAAAATATATAAGCTTTATAAGATTAAATGGTCTGGATAGTGTACATGGGACATGCCAGTCTAATACCACAAACAACATAACACTACGTAGCTATCAAGCTATATTGCATGGTCCGTCTGTATACCATACATGGACATGCCTGTCTAATATTAAGAACAACATGACAGTAATAACAATACTTAGCTACCAAGCTATTTCAACCGCAAGAGACCATAAAGATGATGAAGGTGACATAGCTGGCCTACACTTCTATGTGGTTGTGCAGAGGAGAGGGACCATCTACGCAAGTCCTTTATGTCAAATTCCCATCAGACATACAATAATACAAAAACTATTAAGCAATCCTTGTTAAGTACagtgaaaagaaataaaagcatAGATTATAGGACTGCATATGATTATCAAATTACTTGGCTTCGAAATTTCACACTTCAGAAAATCAGTACCAATGGGGGCATCGACTCCGAACGTACTGAGTTTCCATTCCCACTGGAGCAATATCCATCGTGCACACGGTTTTGGATAAGTTACAAACGAGCAAATTCAAGTCCTTACCCGATCCACTAAGGCGGCGATGCCATGACCTACACTCGCTTCCCTCCAAGAGAAGATTTCACTCCGCAGTTTTCGAAGGAAGTGAAGTTATCTGGGTCAAGGGAGCTTGGCAATTAGGGCCCACGGGAGAACCTGCTCGTGAAGGCCCGGCAAGGCGAGTCATCACTCATCCGAGCCAGACCCTGTGGGCCAAAAACCCCGATCCAGCTTATTATTATTGGGTCGTTCCGGCTCGGGCCAAAACAGGCCGGGCTGTCCCGGGCCAACGGACCTTTTGGCCCGTATTACCTCTCTACTTAAGGAGTCGGTTAGAGATATGGTGGGTCCACGACAAAGGACGATATATGGGTCCACCTTCACTCAAAATCACATCACAGCCGCCGTCCAATCCAAAATCAAAGCGTCCGTAATGAAAAGCCTCGGTGTTTTTTACCAAAATTAAGGACCTTGCTCTAAGATCAGGATGGTCATCGCCACCACCGGCTGCTTCATCGCCGTCATCATGGCCACCTCCATGGGCGGTGACACACAGGATGAGACAGAAGAGGAGGGAAACCAACAAGAGAAACCTTGACATAGTGTTTGATGATTTggtcaaagaatcaaaatggttATTTCATAGATTTTGACAATAAGGAAATGGGGCAGTACCTGAATCGGTTGGTACTTGGTAAGAACAtaggtatgtatatatgtgtatatattggCTTGTGTGAGTAGTGGTTGGATTGGCTTGTACTACACAAAGATGAGAGAGACACTTTGCAGTACAAAGGCCAAAAATGGGAACAGTTTCTGCTGTGAATTTATTTTAATGCCATGGAGACTACAAGGAGAACGAGCAGATACGCATATGTAATCATTTACGTAAAATAAATAGTAGTTAGTTAAATTAGTTTTATACAAAGCCCAAGTCACATTGATTTATACATCTTTTTTTTGAGACATCAATCTGACGGGGGCACTCATTTTTCTATTATCCAGGTTCATTTTTTTACTGAACAACCCTTTTCACTTTTGTACgtagtttttaactttttactGTAAAAACATTCTCCAATGAAAAGCCTcggtgtttttttttactttttactgtGAAAAACATTCTCCAATGAAAAGCCTCAGTGTCACAGTGACTGACAGTTGTTGTACATTCAGGACCGTGATTCACGTCCACCTCTTTGACAATATACCTTTTTTAGTCTGCCATGTCAGCTGTGTGTACGGCCCTAGGCTTCACTGCCCGACACGTACTCAGTTTTGGCCCCACAATGATCAGAGATATTACGTGGCAACAGTGCCACCGTGTACGTTTGGTGGGCCTTCTTAGATTAGATTTCGTGGCGGTCTCTGATTGGTTTTGCTTTAAAAGGTTCCTCTTAGATTCCGGTTTGTGTCggctatttcatttttttttggagaataaaaatctacaaaaattaaattaccTAAATTAAATATGTTAAAGAGTTTATCTCACATCCGATTCACACAACTTAATCGAATAGTATATAACACAAATATCACGCTCATCTCACATAACCAATGCATTTTTGGACATAAGAACCATTTCTAGATCTAATAACAATAGCGACGATTAAAGAATAATGAAATCGTGATGATATTTGATCGACAATATTAATTTGTAGTGTTTGAGAACTTATTGTTTATAAATTATTAGATGAGGGCATGTGCATATGATTGTGAAGTGGGAGTCCACGAGTGTGTTTGACCACTTGACTGAAAAGGTTGCAGTCTAGCAGAGGACCCATTGAGGCATCTTTTTTTCAtataattgataaaaaaaaacccctctaaagttatatatatatagatgtgtgtatgtgtgtgtatatatatatatataatcaccaCCCAAATGACATCATTTTCTCGTCAAAGTCCTTAACCCATCTTTATCCCTGAAACCCGGATTGAAACTTTTTTGCACTAaaacataaagagagagagagagagagagagagagagagagtgtaatttgtTTTAGGAGAATGTGCAAAATTTTGATGTTACCAAAAAGGACAAATGTACCGTatcaagacttcaaagaaaaaagagacaTAAGAGGCCCCTACAGTATACatagtgtttttgtttttatttttttataacggATTCGTAGTCACTATCCTTTATCCTTTAGATGTACATTGGATAAATTTATCGGGTTTGCATATTAGCTAATGTCAtgtaaattcataaaaaaatttatgtgttagTTCATGTTTTCGGGAGATAATTGAATTATAATAGGAGAGCATGAGTAGCATACGCCTTACCACCATgtcattatcattattattggCTTGTATATACACTCTAATATTAATCTGGCCATTATATATCAAACCATGTAAGAGTTGTTAGTCAAAAGTCCAACTTTTGCAAACCCTAAACTACAAACTCACACCTTTTCAGAAGAAGAGGCTTGACTGACCGACCTTTTCTTCTCCAACTGTTGAAACACGGATCCCTTTCATGCAAAGGAATGCATATGCATAACCCACTTTTAgttatttattattctttaaTATCCTTCCATATATAATACCAACTTTGATTCAAAAAAAGCTTTTGTTGGATTAGAATGAGTTTAGTGATGTTATCACTTGAGAATTCACATTTTTTGTTCTTGTACGCTTTTGGTTTGGTTCATCACATGATCAGGACATTATGATACTTAATACAAGCATGTGTATGAATATGTTATATTAATCCTCAAAGATGATCGAATTAGTTGAGAATGAATCATTCCAATTGATCAGAGACTAAAGTTTAACTCTCTACATCAATACTCTACGATTTATCAGGTGTTTGGGAAGAGCTAGGCGATACAAATATTGAGAGTTTATGGAACAAAAGCTTATgatctcttttttaaaaaaaaagaagaagaaagacaagTCCGTTGTTCTATGTATGTCTATATGTTCTTATTCTTTAGTGGATGAGTCAAGGGTCATAGAGCCTAACTTCTTGACATTcttaaaagaaatgaaattatgATTAAGTTTCATATATTTCAATTTTGTATCCTGCTTTGCTCTCTCTTTGGATTTGTTTTTTGttcctaaataattatttaataaatacatatataatggTATTAGGTCATCATACCATTTTGAGTAGCATATGATAATGTGTCCATTGGAAAATGATTGTAGAATTGGGAAAAtgctaaaaacaagaaaaagaaggtaGAGGAGGTTGACCCATTCCATATTATGATTAGTTTATGTCATTCCCAATGCCATTATATATAAGCATGCATGTGAAGGGCTCATCAAAGAGATCACACTTGCCCTTTTTTTTGAAACTATGAATTTAATGTATTAGTGCATGCCCcacttaattatatatttaagcTTTTGATTAAACTTTTGACTATAGCCTTTTTTATACAATTACTTTTGGTGATCAAGGACATTGACCCAAAAATGTGTGTGCCTTTGCCTTTTTGCTCTCATTTCActtgaaaaagaataaattaaaaGCAGATTATGAGGAACTCATGAAATTCTCACTGCACATTCTTGACATTTGTCTAGCAAGGCCATATCTCTCTTGACTATATTTaaaacagtgatatatatatatatatatatgtatgcatgtgtgaAGCCCACAAAATGACAACAAAACAAAGATAAAAACTTTTGACTTGTTTTATGAACTATGTATGATGTGGGCATGTGTTTCCCATGAATGGAGCCTAAAACAACAATTAATACCTTATTTCCTTGGACACAttgttttttggtttgttttttactTAGAAATGATCCTCCTAACTACTATCTTTGACAATCATGAAGAAGACAACATATATTTGATAGaaattcatacatatatatagagttaTATATTTTGCACAAAATGAGGATTCACACATGTGCACATGTAATTAGTTCAAAGATTTGAGAGTCTCAAGGAGTTACAATACAAATGCAGGCAAAAAACCATGTAGTGGTTTTcatttagagttttttttttaaaaaaaactcaagGATTTGGTTTCATTAGTTTGAAATTTCTACATGGTTTTCTaacattgtatttgtatatatatatatgcatggtgCCATGGTGGGTATTAATAATATTGGTTGAGgggggtgtgtgtgtgtttcaTAGCTGATGAAGgaggaagttttttttttcccccttttcttttACATAAGTCAGGTCCATAAGCTACTTAAAAAGTGTCAATTTCTAGGTAGATTGGCTAGCAGCAGAGCAGCTCAGCAGTTTACACACATGTGCTTACATCAACGTGATGTAATTTTGCCTCATTTACTTAAACCAGTTGGGTCAATCATGCTTGATTAGTAGAACCagaagaagataaaatatgaGTTTCTTTCATATAGTTGTTTtccatgtttttattttttggaaaacaTAATACAATTCAAAAAACACGTTTGATTGTCTATTTTAGGAAACATGGaacataaaaataacaaaaatcatttgaaaatattttgaaaaacgaaaacataaaacaattcaAATGAACCCTTATCTTCCAAATACTCAAGGCATTTTGAACCATATTGTCATGCATTATTTTAGTAGTACAGGTCTCGGATAGGTTCATATAACAAATCAGAAAGAGGAGctagaaaatttgaaatttctcagGATTTACAATTCTCATGAAATGGTGGAAATAAGTTTGGtggagaaaatacaaaaatgtgATATGATGAGAGATACCTCTCAAACTATTAGAATGATACAATCTGAGAATTGTAGTCCCGTATCCAATTGAAGTAGTCTCCTTTACAACATATATAAGATAAAAACTAATATAAAGGagttgataaattaataaacaagGAATATTATAAAAAGTATAATATAGCTAGGGTTGGAAAGGATGAATATGGTATTCCATAGAATATATTGACATCTTGTACCATATATATGTCCTTTTTCCCCTCCCCTTTTCTCCATAAAATCAAATCAATCTTTAAAAGACTTGCCTATATAGCTATAACCCTTCCTCACCCCATTACCCAATTCACTACTTCCATATTCAAAACCTCTCTTCCACTTTGTGGCTCCCATCACTTGATCCTAGCTATATccctctctcaagtctcaaccctCACCATCCACACACTTGAACCTAGCTATAAACGCCAATGTTTACACCCAAAACTACCTTGGAAAAACCCTTCAATGGAAGTAGTGAaccagctgctgctgctgttgctgctTCTGCTTCATCATCAAGTCATGAGGTTCAAGCTCTTCTTCAGCGTAATACATCGCAATCTGGTGAGCGAAGAGGGCGAAAAAAAGGCCGCCGAACCGGGGAGATTTCTAGGCGTAAGGCGGCGGCCTTGGGGGAGGTATGCTGCTGAAATCAGAGACCCAACAACTAAGGAAAGGCATTGGCTTGGTACATTTGATACTGCTCATGAAGCAGCACTTGCTTATGATAGAGCTGCTCTTTCAATGAAAGGCACACAAGCAAGAACCAACTTCATATACACTACTACTCATGATCACAACAACACTAGCTATGATTTTCACTCTCTCTTGTCTCCTTTTGATCTCCAAGCTCTTCTGCCACCATCACAACCATTCAATACTACTACTTGTGATCCTGCTAAGCAAATCTCCCCCATTCAAGAAACTACTCCAATCCAATCAAACAATTCAAACTCTAGTACTACATGGGTTGAAACTTCTTCACATGATCTTATTCATCATGAAGAGAGTTTTTTCTTCTCCAATGGTGAAGATGATCATAATTCTAACTCAGGCTACTTGGGTTGCATTGTGCCTGATAATTGCTTGAGACCTCCTTCTAGCGGTCCTAGCAAGCCTAGAAGTGGTTCATATGATCATAGCATCTCTGCTGAGACTAGTTTTGTCTACTCCTTCACCAGATATTGTTACAAATGTGCCTTACAATGCTTCTAGTACTTCTACAAACTTTCCCAATTATTCCTTGTATGAAGTCAACAATAATGGCTATTGTGGAGATGAGCAGTACTACAACTCTTGTGATTTATATTCTGCCATATCCAACAACCAAGTGATGGTAGAAGATGGTGGTAGCATGGATGTTATGTATCCGACGACGGTCGTCGACAATGCTGGTTTTGGGTCATCTCTTCCTGGTTTTGGTGATCAAGGAATTGATTTTGGCTACTCACTCTTTTGAGTATTTGGTGTTTGTTGGTGCAGTTGAGGGCTTTTTT of Tripterygium wilfordii isolate XIE 37 chromosome 13, ASM1340144v1, whole genome shotgun sequence contains these proteins:
- the LOC120012670 gene encoding LOW QUALITY PROTEIN: ethylene-responsive transcription factor ERF086-like (The sequence of the model RefSeq protein was modified relative to this genomic sequence to represent the inferred CDS: deleted 1 base in 1 codon), translated to MFTPKTTLEKPFNGSSEPAAAAVAASASSSSHEVQALLQRNTSQSGERRGRKKAAEPGRFLGVRRRPWGRYAAEIRDPTTKERHWLGTFDTAHEAALAYDRAALSMKGTQARTNFIYTTTHDHNNTSYDFHSLLSPFDLQALLPPSQPFNTTTCDPAKQISPIQETTPIQSNNSNSSTTWVETSSHDLIHHEESFFFSNGEDDHNSNSGYLGCIVPDNCLRPPSSGPSKPRSGSYDHSISAETSFVYSFTRYCYKFNNNGYCGDEQYYNSCDLYSAISNNQVMVEDGGSMDVMYPTTVVDNAGFGSSLPGFGDQGIDFGYSLF